In the Longimicrobium sp. genome, CGAGATCATCCATCCCGACGACGTGGGCGAGGTGCTGGGCGCGTTCATGTCCATCCTGGGCCAGCCGGGCGCCTCGGTCACGCGCGAGTACCGCATCCGGATGGCGGATGGCGGGTGGCGCATCCTGGAGAGCACCGGCTACAACCTGGTCGAGCACCCGGCCGTCCGCGCGGTGGTGGTGAACTCGCACGACGTGACGGCGCGGCGCCAGGCCGAAGAGGAGCTGCGCGCCAGCGAAGAGCAGCTTCGCCAGTCGCAGAAGCTGGAGGCGGTGGGGCGCCTGGCGGGCGGCATCGCGCACGACTTCAACAACCTGCTGACGGCCATCCAGGGCAACGCCGAGATGCTGCTGATGGAGGCGCCGGACACGGGGCCGCTGCGCGAAGACCTGATGGAGATCAAGCGCGCCTCCGTCCGCGCCGCGGGGCTCACCCGCCAGCTGCTGGCCTTCAGCCGCAAGCAGATGCTGGCGCCCAAGGTGCTCGACGTGAACGCCAGCGTGCGCGAGATGGAGCGCATGCTGGCCCGCCTGCTGGGCGAAGACGTCACGCTCGTCACCCGGCTGGACGCCCACGCGTCGCGGGTGAGGGCAGACCCCGGCCAATTGGAGCAGGTGATCCTGAACCTGGCGGTGAATGGGCGCGACGCCCTGCCGCTTGGCGGCACCCTGGTGATCGAGACGGCCGACGCGCGGCTGACCGAGGAAGACTCGCGCCGCTACCCGTATTCCGTGGTCCCCGGCCCGTACGTGCAGCTGACGGTGTCGGACGAGGGGGTCGGGATGCCGCCGGAGGTGCTGGCCCGCGTCTTCGAGCCGTTCTTCACCACCAAGGAGCCGGGGCACGGCACCGGGCTGGGCCTCTCGACGGTGTACGGCATCGTCAAGCAGAGCGGCGGCTACGTGTGGGTGGAAAGCGAGCCCGGCCGCGGCACCACCTTCCGGGTGTTCCTTCCCGCGGTGAACGCCGAGCCCGACCGCCTGGAGCCGGTGCTGCACGTGCTGGATGAGGCGGAGGCGCGCACGGCCACCATCCTGCTGGTGGAAGACGAGGACGCGGTGCGCACGCTGGCCCGCAAGATCCTGGAGCGCAAAGGATACGTGGTGCTCGACGCGCGCTGCCGCGCCGATGCGCGCCAGGTGTTCGAGCAGGCGGGCGGCCGCATCGACCTGCTGCTGACCGACGTGGTGATGCCCGAGGGAAGCGGCCGCGAGCTGGCCGAGGAGCTGCTGGCGGTTTCGCCGGGGCTGCGGGTGGTGTTCATGTCGGGCTACACCGACGACGCCCTGATCCGCCACGGCGTGCTGGAAAGCCGCTTCCGGCTGATCCAGAAGCCGTTCACGCCCGACGCGCTGTGGAACGCGGTGGGAGAGGCGTTGGAAAAGGGAGCTAGTGCGTGAGGGGAAGTGCGTTAGTGCGTGAGTGCGGAAGTGCGTGAGTGGATCCCTTCCGCACTAACGCACTAACGCACTAACGCACTGACGCACTGTCTTTCCGCACTGTCTTTCTTGCAGTCCGTTTGTCGTTTTGACCGACGTAAACTGGTA is a window encoding:
- a CDS encoding PAS domain S-box protein; this translates as MIPETLRVLLVEDDEDDFVLTRDLLANARGVKFQLEWAPTVEEGLAALRDGAFDAVLLDFYLGGASGLDFLDRLTSRAATPPVLLLTGVGDDGVDMAAMRAGAADFLVKSEITPLLLERAVRYAVQQHRSEQALRESEERFRQLAENIGAVFWLYDLAQERTVYVSPAYERIWARAIDELYAHPGVWLRSVHPDDAEALAGVMGTVEPYEVEYRIVRPDGEVRWIRDRGFPIRDAHGAAFRTAGIAEDITERRAAQDTLASREAYFRALMENAQDLVVSLDLEGKVRDHSPSVERLLGYTFDELHGRNIFEIIHPDDVGEVLGAFMSILGQPGASVTREYRIRMADGGWRILESTGYNLVEHPAVRAVVVNSHDVTARRQAEEELRASEEQLRQSQKLEAVGRLAGGIAHDFNNLLTAIQGNAEMLLMEAPDTGPLREDLMEIKRASVRAAGLTRQLLAFSRKQMLAPKVLDVNASVREMERMLARLLGEDVTLVTRLDAHASRVRADPGQLEQVILNLAVNGRDALPLGGTLVIETADARLTEEDSRRYPYSVVPGPYVQLTVSDEGVGMPPEVLARVFEPFFTTKEPGHGTGLGLSTVYGIVKQSGGYVWVESEPGRGTTFRVFLPAVNAEPDRLEPVLHVLDEAEARTATILLVEDEDAVRTLARKILERKGYVVLDARCRADARQVFEQAGGRIDLLLTDVVMPEGSGRELAEELLAVSPGLRVVFMSGYTDDALIRHGVLESRFRLIQKPFTPDALWNAVGEALEKGASA